The Plantactinospora sp. KBS50 sequence CGTCGAAGACCAGCAGCGGCGTGGAGCCCTGCCCGACGTTGCCGTGGTGGTCGTAGACCTGCTCCACGATCAGCCGCTGCCCGAGCGGCTCCCAGGCCAGGACACCCCAGCCGGAGCCCTGCACGCCCTTCGTGGCCGCCGACAGCTGCCCGGCGAAGGCGTCGAAGGAGCCGAAGTGCTCGTCGATCGCGGCGGCGAGGTCGCCGTCGGGGCGGTCGCCGCCGTCCGGGGACAGGTTGTTCCAGAAGATGGTGTGCAGCACGTGTCCGGAGAGGTTGAACGCGTACGTCTTCTCCAGGCCGACGAGCTTGCTGAAGTCGCCCTTGTCGCGGGCCTCGGCGAGCTGCTCCAGGCCGTCGTTGGCGCCCTTGACGTACGCGGCGTGGTGCTTGTCGTGGTGCAGCTCGAGGATCTGCCCCGACATCGCCGGCTCCAGCGCGCCGTAGTCGTAGGTCAGGTCGGGCAGGGTGTAGACCGCCATCAGGATCCCTCTTTCGGTGATGCTGCCGTAGTTTTGTTGTTGCCAGTATCTTGCAACAAGACGGCGGGTGGTGGGAGGAGCGGGGATTGATCACATCGCGGGCCGATCGGGTGGACGCGGCGCTGGATCGGCTGCGCCGGGCCGGCCTGCGCACGACCCTGGCCCGGCGTGCGGTGCTGGACGCGCTCGGCGACGCCGCGGTCGAGCGGCGACACCTCAACGCCGGCGAGGTGCACCGGCGGCTCACCGGCCGGGGGCTGGCGGTGGAGCTGTCGACGGTGCACCGCGTCCTGGGGCAGCTGGTCGACCTCGGCGTGGCGCATGCCGTGCCGGTGGGCGGGGCGGCCACGTTCGGGTTGGCCGACCACCCGCACCATCACGCGGTGTGCGAGGGCTGCGGCGGCATGCGTCAGCTGCCGGTGCCGGCGGTGGCGGCCAGTGTCGCGGCGGCGCGGGAGGTCGGCGTCGAGATGGACGGCGGCAGCGGCGGGGTCGTCGTGTACGGGCGGTGCCCGGCGTGCCGCGCCACGACCACCTGAGCGCGCCGGCCGCACGTGCCCGACCGGCGGCCGATCCGAACGCTGAGCCGGCGCCGGTCCCGCGTGCGGCGGTCCGGCGCCCGCAGGCCTTCACCGACAGCCGCGAGATGGTGGCGCTGGCGGTGCAGCTGGCCAACGCGCCGCCGGGGAACACCCCCGCGGAGGCAGCTGTCACGGTCGGGTGGCCGGGCCTGCGCGAGGTCGCGACGCCGGCTGATCTGCCGCTGCTGCACCAGGCGGGCCGGCAGCTCCGCGAGGTCTTCGCCCACGCCGGCGCACGCCGTGACCGCGAGGCCGTACACGTGCTCAACCGGCTCCTGGCCCGGCACCGGCTCCGGCCCGCCATCGCCGGCACCGGCCCGGCGGACCGGCACCTACACGTCGCCGCGCCCGGCGCCACACCGGCGGCCGAGCACGTGGCCGCCGCGGTGTGGGCACTCGCGGTGTTCCTGTGCGAGCAGGGCATCGACCGGTTCAAGACCTGCACGGAGCCGGGTTGCGGCATCGTGTTCCTGGACGAGACCACCAACCGCCGCCGCCGGTTCTGCTCCCCGCGCTGCGCCACCCGCGCCCACGTGCGGGCACACCGCAGCCGGCGACGGACGGTCACCCGCTGATCAGCCGGCCCGGATCAGGCCGGCGACGGTGGCCAGCGCGGCATCGGCGGTCAGACCCGGGGCGCCGCCCTGCGCGAGGCGGGCGGTGCCGCCGCCACGTCCGCCGAGCGCGGACCTCACCAGCTGTACGGCGCTGAGCGCGTCGGGCGTCGTCGCGGTGGTGGCGACGACCAGGCGGGTGCCGCGCTCGGCCGGCGCGGCGACGGCGACCACGCCCGGCCGGTCCTGCGCAAGGGCGGCCCGGACCAGTTCGGCGAGCTGCCGAGGGTCCTCGTCGGCGGCGGCGACGACACTGACGACGAGCGTGCCGTCGATCTGCACCGCATCGGCGGCAAGGCGTCGCGCCCGCTGCGCGGTGAGCTCACGGGCGAGCTGGTCGGCGCGGCGCTCGGCGGCCTTGGCGCGGCCGAGCAGCACGGTGATCCGCTCGGGCAGGTCCTCGCGCGGGGCCTGCAGCTGCGCGGCGAGTTGAGTGACGAGGTCACGTTCGCGGGCGAGGTAGCGCAGCCCGTCGAGTCCGACGACGGCCTCGACGCGGCGGTGCCCGGCGCCGACGGACGATTCGCCGGTCAGCGCGAGCAGGCCGATCTGGCTGGAGTGGGCGACGTGGGTGCCGCCGCACAGTTCCCGGGACCACGCGCCGCCGATCTCGACCACCCGGACCTGCTCGTCGTAGGTCTCCCCGAACAGCGCCAGGGCACCCAGTTCCCGGGCCCGGGTCAGCGGCATGACCTGCGCCGTGACCGGCAGGTCGTCACGCAGCGCCTGGTTGGCGACGTCCTCGACCTCGCTGCGGGTGGCCAGGGGGAGGCCGCCGGGCCAGGCGAAGTCCAGCCGCAGGTAGCCGGGCCGGTTGTAGGAGCCGGACTGCAACGCGGTCGGGCCGAGGACCTGCCGCAGCGCGGCGTGCAGCACGTGGGTGCCGGAGTGCGCCTGCCGGGCGCCGCGCCGCCAGGTCGCGTCGACGTTCGCGGTGAGGCGGGCGCCGACCGTCAGGTGCCCGGCGGTGACGCGGACCTGGTGGGCGACGAGGCCCTTGACCGGCCGTTGCACGTCGATCACCTCGCCCGCGCCGTCGGTGCCGGTGAGGTGTCCGGCGTCGGCGGCCTGCCCGCCGGACTCGGCGTAGAACGGGGTGACGTCGAGCACCACGGTGACGATCTGCCCCTCGGTCGCCGCGGGCACCGGTTCGCCGTCGGTCAGGATCGCCACGATCGTCGACTCGGTCGTCAGGTCGGTGTAGGCGCGCCAGTCCGTCAGGCCCGCCGTGTCGACGATCCGCCGGTAGGCCGACACGTCGGTGTGCCCGGTCTTGCGGGCCTGCGCGTCGGCCTTGGCCCGGTTGCGCTGGTCGGCCATCAGCCGGCGGAAGCCGTCCGCGTCGACCTGCAGGCCCTGCTCGGCCGCGATCTCCAGGGTCAGGTCGATCGGGAAGCCGTACGTGTCGTGCAGCTGGAACGCCTTGTCACCCGACAGCGCCGACCGGCCGGCCGACTTCGTCTCCGCGATCGCGGTGTCCAGGATCGTGGTGCCGGCCCGCAGCGTGGCCAGGAACGCGTCCTCCTCGGCGTACGCGTACTGCGAGATGCGGCCGAACTCCTCGGCCACCTCCGGGTACGACGGCGCCATGCAGTCGCGGGCCACCGGCAGCAGCTCCGGCAGCGCCCGGTCCTGGTAGCCGAGCAGCCGCATCGCCCGGATCGCCCGGCGCATGATCCGACGCAGCACGTAGCCGCGCCCCTCGTTCGACGGCGTCACCCCGTCGCCGATCAGCATCAGCGCGGTACGCACGTGGTCGGCGACCACCCGCAGCCGCACGTCGTCCGGGTGCGACTGGTTGGCCGCGTGCCCGGAGTGCGCGCCGTAACGCTTGCCGGTCAGCTCGGCCGCCCGGTCCAGGATCGGCTTGACCTCGTCGATCTCGTAGAGGTTGTCCACACCCTGCAGCAGCGAGGCCATCCGCTCCAGGCCCATGCCGGTGTCGATGTTCTTCGCCGGCAGGTCGCCGAGGATCGGGAAGTCCTCCTTGCCGACGCCCGGTCCGCGCTCGAACTGCATGAAGACGAGGTTCCAGAACTCCAGGTAGCGGTCCTCGTCGACCTCCGGGCCACCCTCGCGGCCGTACTCCGGGCCGCGGTCGTAGTAGAGCTCCGAGCACGGGCCGCACGGGCCGGGGATGCCCATCGACCAGAAGTTGTCGGCCTTG is a genomic window containing:
- a CDS encoding superoxide dismutase, which encodes MAVYTLPDLTYDYGALEPAMSGQILELHHDKHHAAYVKGANDGLEQLAEARDKGDFSKLVGLEKTYAFNLSGHVLHTIFWNNLSPDGGDRPDGDLAAAIDEHFGSFDAFAGQLSAATKGVQGSGWGVLAWEPLGQRLIVEQVYDHHGNVGQGSTPLLVFDAWEHAYYLQYKNVRPDYVDRLWNLVNWSDVIARFDAARATSPKI
- a CDS encoding Fur family transcriptional regulator, which codes for MITSRADRVDAALDRLRRAGLRTTLARRAVLDALGDAAVERRHLNAGEVHRRLTGRGLAVELSTVHRVLGQLVDLGVAHAVPVGGAATFGLADHPHHHAVCEGCGGMRQLPVPAVAASVAAAREVGVEMDGGSGGVVVYGRCPACRATTT
- a CDS encoding CGNR zinc finger domain-containing protein; amino-acid sequence: MPRHDHLSAPAARARPAADPNAEPAPVPRAAVRRPQAFTDSREMVALAVQLANAPPGNTPAEAAVTVGWPGLREVATPADLPLLHQAGRQLREVFAHAGARRDREAVHVLNRLLARHRLRPAIAGTGPADRHLHVAAPGATPAAEHVAAAVWALAVFLCEQGIDRFKTCTEPGCGIVFLDETTNRRRRFCSPRCATRAHVRAHRSRRRTVTR
- the alaS gene encoding alanine--tRNA ligase, with product MRTAEIKRRFLAYFEANGHAVVPSAPLPAISDPNLLFINAGMVQFVPYFLGQQTPPYQRAASVQKCIRTPDIDEVGKTSRHGTFFQMNGNFSFGDYFKSGAIPLAWDLVTKSVEAGGFGLDPERIWATVYLDDDEAYDIWRATGVPAERIVRRGKADNFWSMGIPGPCGPCSELYYDRGPEYGREGGPEVDEDRYLEFWNLVFMQFERGPGVGKEDFPILGDLPAKNIDTGMGLERMASLLQGVDNLYEIDEVKPILDRAAELTGKRYGAHSGHAANQSHPDDVRLRVVADHVRTALMLIGDGVTPSNEGRGYVLRRIMRRAIRAMRLLGYQDRALPELLPVARDCMAPSYPEVAEEFGRISQYAYAEEDAFLATLRAGTTILDTAIAETKSAGRSALSGDKAFQLHDTYGFPIDLTLEIAAEQGLQVDADGFRRLMADQRNRAKADAQARKTGHTDVSAYRRIVDTAGLTDWRAYTDLTTESTIVAILTDGEPVPAATEGQIVTVVLDVTPFYAESGGQAADAGHLTGTDGAGEVIDVQRPVKGLVAHQVRVTAGHLTVGARLTANVDATWRRGARQAHSGTHVLHAALRQVLGPTALQSGSYNRPGYLRLDFAWPGGLPLATRSEVEDVANQALRDDLPVTAQVMPLTRARELGALALFGETYDEQVRVVEIGGAWSRELCGGTHVAHSSQIGLLALTGESSVGAGHRRVEAVVGLDGLRYLARERDLVTQLAAQLQAPREDLPERITVLLGRAKAAERRADQLARELTAQRARRLAADAVQIDGTLVVSVVAAADEDPRQLAELVRAALAQDRPGVVAVAAPAERGTRLVVATTATTPDALSAVQLVRSALGGRGGGTARLAQGGAPGLTADAALATVAGLIRAG